In Vanacampus margaritifer isolate UIUO_Vmar chromosome 6, RoL_Vmar_1.0, whole genome shotgun sequence, the DNA window gaattgttttttttggcacactctTTTATCCCCCACTAGTGGCATCCCTGCAATGGTGGACCTCGCAGCCATGAGGGACGCGGTTGTCAAACATGGCGTGGACCCCGGGTTGGTCAACCCCAAATGCCCCACGGATCTCATTGTGGACCACTGTCTGCAAAAAGACTACAGCAAATGGTGGGCTTGCGGTCACGTCACACTTTCATCGTAGTTTTTTCTGTTTCTTCGAATTTGTCTACATTTTGTATTGGGAGCTTAAAGTGCTCCATTTGTCTTGTCAATTTGGCTCATGGGCTCGCCAGCGCCATACAGAACGCTCCGAACCCCGGCGGAGGTGACGGCGGTTCCCGGCCGGCCCCTTCCAAGCCTCTTCCGCGAGGAGGCTCGCACTGCGGAGGCCAGCGGGGCTCCTGTGGCAAAACGGCCTGCAACGACCCCCCTTCGTCAACGGGGGGGCGACCTCACGCCTCGGTCCAGCAGATCGAGAACACGCCGCTCCTCTGCCCTTTCCACCTGAAACCGGTTTCTGAGTGAGTCGTCAGCTCACAaaaagatgttgttgttttttttttaaagctatgaATTTGTTCTGGTTCCCATAATTACaaattatacataaaaaaatagaaaaataacacTCTACAGCTGTTTACGTTATAAAAACATTCAGTGGAAGTGTTCTCAGAACGTCTTCTAGAATATCATGTGACAtcactgtcatctgattggccaaCAGATGTCTGCGTTTCTTTAAGTGATGTGGCAAGGAAGTCAATTTACTCGACTGCTTCCTCGCATTTCCTGGTTTTGAGAGACCACCAAGtcataaaatacagtatttactgtacatctatattgtgtttaaaaaaaaaaatacttagccAGATGTTTTTGGCCAGGACTCacttgaaaaagagatctgtggatctcaatgggattttcctggttaaataatggttaaataaaaaatatgtacctGTGGATGACATATTGAATGAAGCTTGTGGTAAAAAAGTTGCGCAAGCAGAGAATAATAAtttctcaaaaataattaaatatgtccaaaaataaatccATGCTGGGATATCTGtaagaaaatgtgaaattatGAAGGTCATGTTATGAGAAACAAGtggtgtccattttttttttctattgaggGCTAATATATGTTGTTTAGGTTCCATTTCACCAACTTTAATCaagattttctcttttttttagctACTTAAATCCCAATCTTTAAATGGAAATATCTTCACCAATATTTCCGCAATCTATTCATCATTGGAAGCATTTTGAATGCCCTACAGAAAGTGGGTCAGATCACTCAGAAATCAAGTTGCCTATGTTTTTGGGATAGTTGTCTttcgggtgaaatttcaggaagaacaaaaaaaaagcactacgACATTTATAGGTGGAACCCCCAAcctccccaatttttttatgtgcatcACCAACAATTGAGATTCTCCAAACCTTTTTGCACAATTTTCTGAtctctaacaaggagctgaatGTGATTTTTGCATGTCTTTCTCTGCAGAGGCGACACATCAGTGAAGAATCAGGAAATGGAGCTGAGCAGAAATAAAGAAAGACTTCAATTCTTTAAGGTACAACTTTTAAGGTCAGAATGTCCTGAAACAGAACGAATGACCCCTAATAATCTTCCGTATGCATTTTCACGCAGTGGTGCTCGAAAGCCTTCAAGAATGTGAATGTGGTTCCTCCGGACGTCGGCGCCGTCCACCAGGTCAATCTGGAGTATCTTTCCCGAGTGGTCCAAATTCGCGGCGGGTTGATCTACCCGGACAGTGTGGTGGGCACCGATTCGCACACCACCATGATCAACGGTCTGGGCATCCTGGGCTGGGGTGAGGACGCCGTCACCTTGTCATTTGGCCCAAGCGTCCAATTCTGAttccatttttatatttgtctATTTACATGTCTTATTTCTAGTGACACTGTATGAGTTGCATCAAACACAatacttatatttttttctattctctttttttttttaattcataatttgggttattttgacccaattgtttttagagtgtatgtacTTACTGGCATATATTGTTTACATTCTTAATATCGCTGCAGCCCATCGAGTCACTTATAGCGACAATTTGAATACAGCCAGGAAGAAGAGCTTATTTCTTCTTCGTTTGTTTGTACGACTCCTATTATACTGCCTCTGGTGGCCAAGCTGGGCACACAAGAAAAAGTGGCAGAATGAATTGAAGCGTTCAATTCTTTTACATTatattaaattgtgtttttataaagtacaatattatggaGTGCtcgtttcttttttgttttgttttgttttgagttacaagtagGCATGGGACAATTACAGGTTTGTCAATTTCAATAACTGCTAATAATAGCTGTCACCGGTAAGAGTGAGGGGACCCCTAAGCTAGTGaaaaatatgattggctgcttgcagagttgagtaaatgagcctccaattaactttttttctcggtgagcagagaggggaggggtgaaCAGTTACGAATAGAAGAGGAGTGAGGGAGCAAGACGAAAGAGACAGATATAAACTGTACACAATATTCtttatttagttaaaaaataaaataaattgttttcagtGGGAGGAAAATGCTCTTTTTATTtaccataaaacaaaactgtaatttTGATGATACtgcgatatttttgctcacagttCAAATCGAAGTCTAAtagtaataatacatttttgtttgaatgggTTGTGATGACTGCACAAgattcaaaatcaaaacatgacaAACACTCGCTCCCTTCGCCGCCCGCTAGGTGTCGGCGGGATCGAGTCGGAAGCGGTGATGTTGGGCCAGCCCGTGTCTCTCACCCTCCCTCAGGTGGTGGGCTGCAAGCTGGTGGGCTCCATCAACCCTCTGAGCACCTCCATCGACGTCGTCCTCGGCATCACGAAGGTCTCACCCGTCCGCTGGCGTGAACACGTGCCCGATCGCTCTCGGCACGCGCTCACGTCGTCCGTTTGTCGCGCAGCACTTGCGGCAAGCCGCCATCGCTGGCAAGTTTGTGGAGTTTTTCGGACCCGGCGTGTCGCAGCTCTCGGCTCCGGACCGGACCACCATTGCCAACATGTGCCCCGAGTACAACGCCACCGTCAGCTTCTTTCCTGTCGACCAGGTCACCATTAAGCACTTTAAAAAGACACGTGAGTATGAAGTCGTGGTTTTGTCATTTCGACACGCAGTCCTTGTGGGCTTGAACGCCGTTTCGTCCATTTGATTTCAGACTTTTCCCAAGAGAAGCTCAAGTTACTGGAGTCCTATCTGAAGGCTGTAAAGCTCTTTAGAAGCTACGAGGACCCCGCAGAAGACCCCCACTATTCGGAGGTAAGAACTCACAAGTATCAATTAGAACAAATGTGCTATAatagaacaaataaataaaaatatactttaacATTATGCAGGAGGGAGAAAACCCAATTGctcatgtaaaatatgtaaaaaaaataaaataataataatattaattaatgaaataataatacactaattgttatgttttagttatgcttaattaatttaaattacttatgtaataacaaataaaaaagcttGGCTGTATTTTATTGGTTGCTTTATTTGaaactacaaacaaaaacgtatatctaaaaatgtataaaataagctaaaaattgaattaaataaatatataaataataattgtaatatattataaaataaatattgtacagATTACACTTGTAGGAGTAGGAGGAAGTAAAaactatttacaataaataaattccctTACTAAATGagattgtgaataaaaaaataagtcaatttaaaaaaagtgaattaaagTATTTTAGTCAGTCAAGCTCAGGAAAAGCAGATGaactaataaaattaaattattattattattattattattattttaagtttatattaattcaTGAAAAAATACTTAATCATTTATAAATTTAGTTATGcttaattagttttaattatctatttaaaaaaaaaaagattgatgctTTATTGATTGGTTTCATTATTTCAacctacaaataaaaacaatatataaaaatttataaaataagatacaaTTAAGAAAGAAACTATCAATGAATAtaagtaattattttaatatattataaatGTTCTGTACAGATTGCACCTTCAGGAGTAGgatgaagtaaaaataatacaataaatatagtCAATAAATTCCATTACTAAATGAGATagattgtaaataaaaaaataagtaagtaaaataaagtaaataaacttattttagTCAGCCAAGCTCATAAAAAACAGCTgaattaatgaaattaatgaaatacaaataaatcaaaatgaaatagtTTAAGttaaatgtttgtaaaaaataaataaattaattaattaatgaaatacATTTGTCTTAGTAAACCAGTCAGCCAAATGAATCCACTCTTGCTTTAAAGACTTTCTGAAAATAAGTGGAATCTTAACTTCCATTTGTGTTATGACCACGTTTGGACCGTTGCATTTGCGCACAGGTGATCGAAATCAACCTGAGCTCCATGGTGCCGCACGTCAGCGGGCCCAAGAGGCCGCAGGACCGCATGGCCGTCTGCAGCATGAAGGAAGGATTTCAGAGTTGCCTCGAcgagaaggtaaaaaaaaaaaaaaaaaacgtcctccTCCATCGCTCCCCCGCTGATGACCACATCCCTCCCACCTGACGTCTCCGCCCTCTCAGCTGGGCGCCAGAGGCTTCAACATCTCCAAGGACAAGCAGGACGTGCGGGTTTCCTTCCTCCACGCCGGCCACGAGTACCATCTGGCCCACGGCTCGGTGGTCATCGCCGCCGTCATCAGCTGCACCAACAACTGTAACCCCGCCGTCATGCTGACGGCAGGTAAACAGCCGGGAATCGACCGCGAtcagatggagaaaaaaaaaatctgctttcaTGTGGGCACGACTTAAtgttggcgtgtgtgtgtgtgtgtggcaggctTGTTGGCCAAGAAGGCGGTGGAGGCGGGGCTTGTGGTCAAGCCGTACATCCGGACCAGCCTGGCGCCAGGAAGCGGCATGGCCACGCATTACCTCAACGCCAGCGGGGTGCTGCCCTACTTCAGCCAGCTCGGGTAACCGGCTTTGAATGAAACGGAATTTCCTCTTGTgggatcttgaaaaaaaatttggattgAAGGTTtgcttgaatttgaattgacgTCTATGTTTCTTTTCCACGACAGCTTTGAGGTGATCGGCTATGGCTGTGCCACCTGTGTCGGAAACACGGCGCCCTTGCCAGAAAGTGTAGTGGACGCCATCAAACAGGTgacttttatttcaaattaaatctCCCATTTTGTTCTGGCATCAAGGTTaacgaaaaaaaatattttgctaacgaaataaaataaaaacaaacaaaaaatttcaaaacaaaaactaactaaaaccacATTTTaggtttacaaaactaactataattatagcaaaaatgtccttcgttttagtctttggtaattcatttaagGCATGAGTCTTTGGGgaggattttaaatgtgattttaagttgatttttttttagctcagccaaaatgcaacgctaggtaagaaattagttacttttttaattttaccatcgtgtttattaaatattgcccACAATTAatacacgtttaaaaaaaaaaaagaagcagctaatactgaaactaactaaaactaaatttaaattaagcatttttttttttaataactaaaactaataaaaacttacagaaccaccctgaaaactaattaaaactagtaatacatgtttaaaaaaaattatacggcaactgactaaaactaaactaaaatgaagcatttttataaatgactaaaaccaatacaaactaacagaactatcctgaaaactaattaaaactaagtaatacacttaaaaaaaaagaaaagaaaattaataccgaatttatttttatttttttacaaaaattgatcaaaactaataaaaactcgtaatagacattttaaaaaaacacacgaaaagaaaactaatactaaactatctaaacctaaactaaaattaagcattaaaaaaataaataaaaatttatcaAAACGAACGAAACCACCCTGAAATCGAAttaaaacgaactaaaatgaaaattcccaaactataacaACCCTGCGTCTGTCATGACCTGTTGGTCCTCTCTCGCAGGGCGACCTGGTGGCGTGCGGCGTCCTGTCGGGCAACAGGCACTTCGAGGGCCGCCTCTGCGACTGCATCCGGGCCAACTACCTGGCCTCGCCCCCCTTCGTGGTGGCGTACGCCATTGCGGGCACGGTGGGCATCGACTTTGAAAAAGAAGCTTTGGGTGTGACCAAGGACGGGACCGAGTTGTACCTTCGCGACATCTGGCCGTCCCGGGAGGAGGTGCAACGGACGGAGGAGGACGCCGTCATCTCCGCCGTCTTTAAGGATCTCAAGGCCAGGATGGAGGTACGGGCGCACGGGCATTACATGCCTCGCACCTTTCAAAAAGGAGCACTTAACGTTGGGGATGGCTTGTAAGGACTTGAAACCAAACTGGTGATCAACTCATTCacgcccagccattttcactgaagcaatccccttcgctccctgctgttaaactggattttgacagattttgcaagatccacagaatattgtgttctattgctataaaaacatggaaactac includes these proteins:
- the ireb2 gene encoding iron-responsive element-binding protein 2 encodes the protein MALTSMGKEHPYRHLIEPLSDDGSLKFFNPHKLNDPRYVKLPLSIRVLLEAAIRNCDGFYVTEDDVQNILDWEKQQASTEVPFSPARVLLQDFTGIPAMVDLAAMRDAVVKHGVDPGLVNPKCPTDLIVDHCLQKDYSKCAIQNAPNPGGGDGGSRPAPSKPLPRGGSHCGGQRGSCGKTACNDPPSSTGGRPHASVQQIENTPLLCPFHLKPVSEGDTSVKNQEMELSRNKERLQFFKWCSKAFKNVNVVPPDVGAVHQVNLEYLSRVVQIRGGLIYPDSVVGTDSHTTMINGLGILGWGVGGIESEAVMLGQPVSLTLPQVVGCKLVGSINPLSTSIDVVLGITKHLRQAAIAGKFVEFFGPGVSQLSAPDRTTIANMCPEYNATVSFFPVDQVTIKHFKKTHFSQEKLKLLESYLKAVKLFRSYEDPAEDPHYSEVIEINLSSMVPHVSGPKRPQDRMAVCSMKEGFQSCLDEKLGARGFNISKDKQDVRVSFLHAGHEYHLAHGSVVIAAVISCTNNCNPAVMLTAGLLAKKAVEAGLVVKPYIRTSLAPGSGMATHYLNASGVLPYFSQLGFEVIGYGCATCVGNTAPLPESVVDAIKQGDLVACGVLSGNRHFEGRLCDCIRANYLASPPFVVAYAIAGTVGIDFEKEALGVTKDGTELYLRDIWPSREEVQRTEEDAVISAVFKDLKARMEKGNPFWSSVECPESVVFPWDVKSTYIRSPSFFSKLSKEVPPPQSIDNAHALLFLGDKVTTDHISPAGSIARVSAAAKYLLSKRLTPREFNSYGSRRGNDAVMTRGTFASIKLQNRLLGKAGPKTLHVPSGQTLDVFEAAERYQKDGVPLIILAGKDYGSGSSRDWVAKGPYLLGVRAVIAESFERLHKKQLVGVGILPLQFAPEQNADTLELAGTERFSVSLPERLAPGQQLTVKTSDGKSFAVTAQLDNELDVIFLRHGGLLRYVARTML